The following proteins are encoded in a genomic region of Pseudomonas sp. Os17:
- a CDS encoding substrate-binding periplasmic protein — protein sequence MKWMLQALLPLLSLTAQAGELRMLTDNHPPLHFQQGPHMTGFAVEVVQALAQRTGDPVQVQQRPMLRALRDASEDADTAVFTILRTQERESRYQWVGPLMRTETALYTRSGDTPPISDLSQAQGQIAVPRKWLVYSYLKQQGLDNLWGVDSPEIMMRLLQIGRVQYVVADTMSVSTFASNVGLPFEQLRYQMPLMHQDAYIAFSPKVDAAQVARWQRALDAMKDDGSLQAFMQRWHIDRTPPQVGEFKP from the coding sequence ATGAAATGGATGCTGCAGGCACTGTTGCCGCTGTTGAGCCTCACCGCTCAAGCCGGTGAGTTGCGCATGCTGACCGACAACCACCCGCCGCTGCACTTTCAGCAGGGCCCGCACATGACGGGCTTCGCAGTGGAGGTGGTGCAAGCCCTGGCGCAACGCACCGGCGACCCGGTGCAGGTGCAGCAACGCCCGATGCTGCGCGCCCTGCGCGATGCCAGCGAGGACGCCGACACCGCGGTGTTTACCATCCTGCGCACCCAGGAGCGTGAATCCCGCTACCAATGGGTCGGCCCGCTGATGCGCACCGAAACCGCGCTGTACACCCGCAGCGGCGACACTCCGCCGATCAGCGACCTGAGCCAGGCCCAGGGCCAGATCGCCGTACCGCGCAAATGGCTGGTCTACAGCTACCTCAAGCAGCAGGGCCTGGACAACCTGTGGGGCGTCGACAGCCCGGAAATCATGATGCGCCTGCTGCAGATCGGCCGCGTGCAGTACGTGGTCGCCGACACCATGAGCGTCAGTACCTTCGCCAGCAATGTGGGCCTGCCCTTCGAACAGTTGCGCTACCAAATGCCGCTGATGCACCAGGACGCCTACATCGCCTTCTCGCCCAAGGTCGATGCAGCCCAGGTGGCCCGCTGGCAGCGGGCCCTGGACGCGATGAAAGACGATGGCAGCCTGCAAGCGTTCATGCAGCGCTGGCATATCGATCGCACGCCCCCACAGGTGGGTGAATTCAAGCCATGA
- a CDS encoding lysozyme inhibitor LprI family protein, producing MFAPLVHPLRASGLLLALLACGQGAQASSFDCAKAASASEKAICADPYTAGLDSRLGKAWTAALAEAKDPKALRLGQREWLKQRDQCQADLGCLRSQYLSRLTVLRYVNIPFSWQGTWQRVSVSPFYGGELVIRRSGEDRLSFDLSDMGGANSGALAGKLQLKDGEARYGVEGCKLRFTPRNGLLQVTQEGDAYACGAGSGVYYDGLYVASRQILENQYDLLSTALVRTEAEDQRARKLLQQDYQTLLDSGSVFSQDTSAELPGAEVTDMWLQGLATTHAAIFVRGAQGELWVALLAVVGPADEVRVRYYTTEPAWKQRLPDVVQRWYEARSQGQQLPLDRMP from the coding sequence ATGTTCGCCCCCCTTGTTCATCCCCTGCGAGCCAGTGGCTTGCTGCTGGCGCTGCTGGCCTGTGGCCAGGGCGCCCAGGCCAGCAGTTTCGACTGCGCCAAGGCCGCCAGTGCCAGTGAGAAGGCCATCTGCGCCGACCCCTATACCGCCGGGCTGGACAGCCGGTTGGGCAAGGCCTGGACGGCCGCCCTGGCCGAGGCCAAGGACCCCAAGGCGCTGCGCCTGGGCCAGCGTGAATGGCTCAAGCAGCGCGACCAGTGCCAGGCCGATCTGGGCTGTCTGCGCAGCCAATACCTGAGCCGGCTGACGGTGCTGCGCTATGTGAACATCCCGTTCAGCTGGCAGGGCACCTGGCAGCGGGTCTCGGTCAGCCCGTTCTACGGCGGTGAGCTGGTGATCCGGCGCAGCGGCGAGGATCGTCTGAGCTTCGACCTGTCGGACATGGGCGGCGCCAATTCCGGTGCGCTGGCGGGCAAGCTGCAGCTCAAGGACGGTGAAGCCCGCTACGGCGTCGAGGGCTGCAAGCTGCGCTTCACCCCGCGCAACGGTCTGTTGCAGGTGACCCAGGAGGGCGATGCCTATGCCTGCGGCGCCGGTTCGGGGGTGTATTACGACGGACTCTATGTGGCCTCCCGGCAAATCCTGGAGAACCAGTACGATTTGCTGTCCACCGCGCTGGTGCGTACCGAGGCAGAAGACCAGCGAGCCCGCAAGCTGCTGCAACAGGATTACCAGACCCTGCTCGACAGCGGCTCGGTGTTCTCCCAGGACACCTCGGCCGAGCTTCCGGGCGCCGAGGTCACCGATATGTGGCTGCAGGGGCTGGCTACCACCCATGCGGCGATTTTCGTGCGCGGTGCCCAGGGTGAGTTGTGGGTCGCGCTGCTGGCAGTGGTGGGCCCCGCCGATGAAGTGCGGGTGCGCTACTACACCACCGAGCCTGCGTGGAAGCAGCGCCTGCCGGACGTGGTACAGCGCTGGTACGAGGCGCGCAGCCAGGGCCAGCAACTGCCGCTGGACAGGATGCCCTGA
- the fabV gene encoding enoyl-ACP reductase FabV, whose translation MVIKPRVRGFICVTTHPVGCEANVKQQIDYVTQQGAIDAGPKNVLVLGASTGYGLAARITAAFGCGANTLGVFFERGSVDGKLGTAGWYNTAAFHKFAEEKGLYAKSINGDAFSDAVKAETIETIKRDLGKIDLVVYSLAAPRRTHPKTGEVLSSTLKPLGKSVTLRGVDTDKEIVKETTLQPATQEEIDGTVAVMGGEDWQMWIDALHDAGVLAEGAKTTAFTYLGEKLTHDIYWNGSIGEAKKDLDQKVIGMRQQLADLGGDARVSVLKAVVTQASSAIPIMPLYLSLLFKVMKEQGSHEGCIEQVYGLYKDSLYNSEPVIDQEGRLRADYKELQPEVQDRVKQLWDQVTSENLYEMTDFVGYKHEFLRLFGFEIEGVDYEADVDPDVKISNLIQL comes from the coding sequence ATGGTCATCAAACCCCGCGTTCGCGGCTTTATCTGTGTGACGACCCATCCGGTGGGTTGCGAAGCCAACGTCAAGCAGCAGATCGATTACGTCACCCAGCAGGGCGCCATCGACGCAGGGCCGAAGAACGTACTGGTACTCGGCGCCTCCACCGGCTACGGCCTGGCCGCGCGGATCACCGCCGCCTTTGGCTGCGGTGCCAACACCCTGGGCGTGTTCTTCGAGCGCGGCAGCGTTGACGGCAAGCTGGGCACCGCCGGCTGGTACAACACCGCGGCGTTCCACAAGTTCGCCGAAGAAAAGGGCCTGTACGCCAAGAGCATCAACGGTGACGCCTTCTCCGACGCGGTCAAGGCCGAAACCATCGAAACCATCAAGCGCGACCTGGGCAAGATCGACCTGGTGGTCTACAGCCTGGCCGCCCCGCGCCGCACCCACCCCAAGACCGGTGAAGTGCTGAGCTCGACCCTCAAGCCCCTGGGCAAGTCCGTGACCCTGCGCGGTGTCGACACCGACAAGGAAATCGTCAAGGAAACCACCCTGCAACCGGCGACCCAGGAAGAGATCGACGGCACCGTGGCGGTGATGGGCGGCGAAGACTGGCAGATGTGGATCGACGCCCTGCACGACGCCGGTGTCCTGGCCGAAGGCGCGAAAACCACCGCCTTTACCTACCTGGGCGAGAAGCTGACCCACGACATCTACTGGAACGGTTCGATTGGCGAAGCCAAGAAGGACCTGGACCAGAAAGTCATCGGCATGCGCCAGCAACTGGCCGACCTGGGCGGCGACGCTCGGGTGTCGGTGCTCAAGGCCGTGGTCACCCAGGCCAGCTCGGCGATCCCGATCATGCCGCTGTACCTGTCGCTGCTGTTCAAGGTGATGAAGGAGCAGGGCAGCCACGAAGGTTGCATCGAGCAGGTCTACGGCCTGTACAAGGACAGCCTGTACAACAGCGAGCCGGTGATCGACCAGGAAGGCCGCCTGCGTGCCGACTACAAGGAACTGCAACCCGAAGTCCAGGATCGGGTCAAGCAGCTGTGGGACCAGGTCACCAGCGAGAACCTCTACGAAATGACCGATTTCGTCGGTTACAAGCATGAGTTCCTGCGCCTGTTCGGTTTCGAGATCGAAGGGGTCGACTACGAAGCCGACGTCGATCCGGACGTGAAGATCAGCAACCTGATCCAGCTGTAA